A genomic region of Metopolophium dirhodum isolate CAU chromosome 1, ASM1992520v1, whole genome shotgun sequence contains the following coding sequences:
- the LOC132935451 gene encoding innexin inx2-like, whose product MNDVFGHLKSLLKTDEICTDNLVFKLHYKATSLILLGFSAFLTCRQYLGNPIDCMVDGGVPDHVMDSYCWIQSTFNLPNRINGKASRNTAYPGVSNFEEGVDDVKYQNYYQWVCFVLFFQAVFFYIPKYIWNIWEAGRMRELVLDLNCPLSFESEHKQTLVNYFVEYLHKQNFYAIRFFFCEILNLCNVFLQIYFMDCFLEGEFKTYGYDVLRMTELNPEDRVDVMSRVFPKITKCTFHKYGPTGTIQKFDGMCVLSQNIVNEKMYVFLWFWFWFIAIISALNFVYRILLIMVPYFRLLLLRSRTDSFSYEKLNTLTQKFWFGDWFVFYQLAKNISPVVFREIVSELTKKFEGKDNV is encoded by the coding sequence ATGAATGACGTTTTTGGACACTTAAAGTCGCTGCTGAAAACCGACGAGATATGCACCGACAACTTAGTGTTTAAATTGCACTACAAAGCGACTTCTCTCATCCTACTAGGTTTCTCGGCTTTTTTAACATGCAGGCAGTACTTGGGCAATCCGATTGATTGCATGGTTGATGGTGGTGTTCCGGACCATGTCATGGACTCATACTGTTGGATACAATCGACGTTCAACTTACCCAATCGTATCAATGGAAAAGCAAGCAGGAACACAGCGTATCCGGGTGTCTCGAATTTCGAAGAGGGTGTTGATGATGTCAAGTACCAAAATTATTACCAGTGGGTATGTTTTGTGTTGTTCTTCCAGGCCGTGTTCTTTTACATACCCAAGTACATCTGGAATATATGGGAGGCTGGACGCATGAGGGAACTGGTCCTAGATCTCAACTGCCCACTTTCCTTCGAATCCGAACATAAACAAACATTGGTAAACTACTTTGTCGAGTACCTTCACAAGCAGAATTTCTATGCTATCCGGTTTTTCTTCTGCGAGATCCTTAACTTGTGCAACGTCTttcttcaaatttattttatggacTGCTTTCTTGAAGGTGAGTTTAAAACCTATGGTTATGATGTGTTAAGAATGACCGAATTGAATCCTGAAGATCGCGTGGATGTAATGTCTCGAGTGTTTCCTAAAATCACTAAGTGTACATTCCATAAATATGGTCCAACTGGCACTATACAGAAATTTGACGGTATGTGCGTATTGTCACAAAACATTGTGAacgaaaaaatgtatgtattctTATGGTTCTGGTTCTGGTTTATTGCCATAATCAGCGCATTAAACTTTGTGTATCGTATACTTCTCATCATGGTACCCTATTTCCGTTTGTTATTATTGAGATCAAGAACTGATTCCTTTtcttatgaaaaattaaatacattaactcAGAAGTTTTGGTTTGGTGATTGGTTTGTCTTTTATCAATTGGCCAAAAACATCAGCCCCGTGGTTTTCAGGGAGATTGTATCAGAACTGACCAAGAAGTTTGAGGGAAAAGATAATGTGTAA